A region from the Methylocella sp. genome encodes:
- the addB gene encoding double-strand break repair protein AddB has translation MHKRIFTIAPGAPFLETFAEALLDGRVVEGFSRRLGPLALAEATIYVPTRRAARALIDELSRALGGAATLLPRILPLGALEETETSLMFEEAAAGALDLPLAASEIARRMQLAELILAWAKALRHAIVSVDAAGSHEIDAREPFLVAATAADAWHLSGELASLIDELIIEDVAWDRLDPLVLPEFDPYWRITLNFLDIAIKEWPKILSQKGYVDKARRQVALIEKQSAQLREGRIKGPVIAIGSTGSNRATARLLAAIAAAPMGAVVLPGLDQNLDEAASAFIEGDADQNIEASFTHPQAALSRLLSVLKVKRSEVAELSEPTPILAMREKFISQALRPADATDDWIAYRAAVDRALLEAAMADVCLIEAADEREEALCLAIAMRRALETPGQTAALVTPDRELARRVQAELRRWGLDVDDSGGDPLSASPAGVLARLAIACVATGLAAQSLKALLAHPGALLGSSRAEVERLAPLLEIGVLRASFAASERAERLFANSPHAIGMAREEAKGRFAHPAKQRIDPSEWESLKDLLDRIGAAFAPMLALRGEHDLKAWVLAHKTTLEAIIAGDDAAAAGEDRRALDELFDELSRSATAGMRFDAESYGFFFAAVAREVTLRGPKNAHPRLKIFGLLEARLMAADVILLGGLDEMTWPPQARTEAFLNRPMRAALGLTPPEHKLGQTAHDFTQAMGRGSVILSRAMKRAGAPTVASRFIQRMAALGDEIWLGCVSRGNFYLDLARIVDRPDAVAPPIKRPMPRPAIALRPQGLSVTDIETLRRDPYALYARLILGLIEMPPIGAAPGPAEAGSAVHAALESFVKNHPAGALPSTARDELRELLRAGLKDNLDDPDFRAFNWPRVEKMIDFYLGFEADRRDGLKEIKTEISGKLDMTLGDGSLFTLKARADRIDLARDGTVTLVDYKTGSPPGNKEILVGFAPQLTLEAAMASRCAFDQVRSAAIEGLYLKLGGAKGGEIKPVVFEKNTATFMDVAERHFAALLELLNQFRDPVTPYPPRPFPKFAKSHNPYDHLARVKEWSISGEAEGDA, from the coding sequence GTGCACAAAAGAATCTTCACCATCGCGCCTGGCGCGCCTTTCCTGGAAACCTTCGCTGAGGCTCTTCTCGATGGGCGCGTCGTCGAGGGATTTTCGCGGCGGCTTGGTCCGCTTGCGCTGGCTGAGGCGACAATCTATGTGCCGACGCGCCGCGCCGCGCGAGCGCTGATCGATGAATTGTCGCGCGCTCTCGGGGGCGCCGCGACGCTGTTGCCGCGCATTCTGCCGCTCGGCGCCTTGGAGGAGACCGAGACCAGCCTAATGTTCGAGGAGGCTGCCGCCGGCGCCCTTGATCTGCCTTTGGCCGCCAGCGAAATCGCCCGGCGGATGCAACTCGCCGAGTTGATCCTTGCCTGGGCGAAAGCTTTGCGCCACGCGATCGTGAGCGTCGATGCGGCCGGATCTCACGAGATCGACGCGCGGGAGCCCTTTCTCGTTGCGGCCACCGCCGCCGACGCTTGGCATCTATCCGGGGAGTTGGCTAGCCTCATCGACGAACTGATCATCGAAGACGTCGCCTGGGATAGACTCGATCCGCTGGTTCTGCCCGAGTTCGATCCTTACTGGCGCATTACGCTGAATTTTCTTGATATCGCCATTAAGGAATGGCCAAAAATTCTGTCGCAGAAGGGCTATGTCGACAAGGCCCGGCGTCAGGTCGCGCTCATCGAAAAACAGAGCGCGCAATTGCGCGAGGGACGCATCAAGGGGCCAGTCATCGCCATCGGCTCCACAGGCTCTAATCGCGCGACGGCGCGGCTTCTTGCGGCTATCGCCGCGGCGCCGATGGGAGCGGTCGTGCTGCCCGGCCTCGATCAAAACCTCGACGAAGCCGCCTCTGCTTTCATCGAAGGCGACGCCGATCAAAACATCGAGGCGTCTTTCACGCATCCTCAGGCCGCGCTCAGTCGCCTTCTTTCGGTTCTAAAGGTCAAGCGCAGCGAGGTCGCAGAACTCAGCGAGCCGACGCCCATCCTCGCGATGCGCGAAAAATTCATCTCGCAAGCCCTGCGGCCGGCCGATGCGACCGACGATTGGATCGCTTATCGGGCGGCCGTCGATCGCGCCCTGCTCGAGGCGGCGATGGCGGACGTCTGTTTGATTGAAGCCGCCGATGAGCGCGAAGAAGCGCTTTGCCTCGCCATCGCGATGCGGCGCGCGCTGGAGACTCCCGGTCAAACGGCGGCTTTGGTGACGCCGGATCGCGAGCTAGCCCGGCGCGTGCAGGCGGAATTGCGGCGGTGGGGTCTAGACGTCGATGATTCGGGGGGCGATCCTCTGAGCGCCAGCCCCGCTGGGGTTTTGGCGCGGCTCGCAATTGCCTGCGTCGCGACGGGCTTGGCGGCGCAAAGCCTCAAAGCGTTGCTCGCCCATCCAGGCGCCCTGCTCGGATCCTCCCGCGCCGAGGTCGAGCGCCTTGCGCCGCTGCTTGAAATCGGGGTGCTGCGCGCAAGCTTCGCCGCGAGCGAACGCGCGGAACGCTTGTTCGCCAATTCCCCTCACGCGATCGGAATGGCGCGTGAGGAGGCCAAGGGTCGCTTCGCGCATCCGGCCAAGCAGCGGATCGACCCAAGCGAATGGGAGAGCCTCAAAGATCTTCTCGATCGAATCGGCGCTGCGTTCGCGCCGATGCTCGCGTTGCGCGGCGAGCATGATCTCAAGGCCTGGGTCCTCGCGCATAAAACCACGCTTGAGGCGATCATCGCGGGCGATGACGCCGCAGCCGCAGGCGAGGATCGCCGAGCGCTTGATGAGCTGTTTGATGAACTCTCGCGCAGCGCGACCGCAGGCATGCGCTTTGACGCCGAATCCTATGGATTTTTCTTCGCCGCCGTCGCGCGCGAGGTCACGTTGCGCGGTCCCAAAAACGCGCATCCGCGCCTCAAGATTTTTGGGCTGCTGGAGGCCCGTCTGATGGCGGCCGATGTGATATTGCTCGGGGGCCTCGACGAGATGACGTGGCCGCCACAGGCGCGCACTGAGGCTTTTCTCAATCGCCCCATGCGCGCGGCTCTCGGCCTCACGCCGCCGGAGCACAAACTCGGCCAGACGGCGCATGATTTTACGCAAGCTATGGGACGCGGCAGCGTCATTTTGAGCCGTGCGATGAAACGCGCCGGGGCTCCGACCGTCGCATCGCGATTCATCCAGCGCATGGCGGCGCTTGGCGACGAGATTTGGCTCGGCTGCGTCTCGCGCGGAAATTTTTACCTGGATCTCGCGCGGATCGTCGATCGTCCCGACGCTGTCGCGCCGCCGATCAAACGGCCGATGCCGCGCCCCGCCATTGCGCTGCGCCCCCAAGGCCTGAGCGTCACGGACATCGAGACATTGCGGCGCGATCCTTATGCGCTTTATGCAAGATTGATCCTTGGCCTCATCGAGATGCCTCCGATCGGCGCTGCGCCTGGTCCGGCGGAGGCCGGCAGCGCAGTCCACGCCGCGCTGGAAAGTTTCGTCAAGAATCATCCGGCCGGCGCGTTGCCTTCGACGGCTCGCGATGAGCTGCGCGAACTGCTGCGAGCAGGGCTGAAAGACAATCTGGACGACCCCGATTTTCGCGCCTTCAACTGGCCGCGAGTCGAAAAGATGATCGATTTCTATCTGGGCTTTGAGGCCGATCGCCGCGATGGCCTCAAAGAGATCAAGACTGAGATCTCCGGCAAGCTCGACATGACGCTCGGCGATGGGTCGCTGTTCACTTTGAAGGCGCGCGCCGATCGCATCGACCTTGCGCGCGATGGGACCGTCACGCTCGTCGATTATAAAACGGGGTCCCCGCCGGGCAATAAAGAGATTCTCGTCGGCTTTGCGCCGCAACTTACCTTGGAGGCGGCGATGGCGAGCCGCTGCGCTTTCGATCAGGTCAGGAGCGCAGCGATTGAAGGCCTGTATCTGAAACTCGGCGGCGCGAAGGGCGGTGAAATCAAGCCGGTTGTTTTTGAAAAAAACACAGCGACCTTCATGGATGTGGCGGAGCGTCATTTTGCGGCTTTGCTTGAACTGCTCAATCAATTCCGCGATCCCGTGACGCCGTACCCTCCGCGTCCCTTTCCTAAATTCGCCAAGAGCCACAACCCTTATGATCATCTGGCGCGAGTCAAGGAATGGTCGATCAGCGGCGAAGCGGAGGGCGACGCGTAA
- a CDS encoding class I SAM-dependent methyltransferase — MHTLRENRHDEPSADDGNIATIYNRAGNSYVAYADGDPDRLFSFEGTHAFADRYLWSLLETKLTELRATGASSVSILDAGCGPGTWLRRLVTRAKALGFANVAARGFDVAEAQIKAARISARDIAALPGVNLTFDVGDLGAPLPEADASIDIALCLYSVLSHLPVADLPKISAEMARVTRGHFITTVRSIGSPPTIFVDSIEKARRFQHDHAQDQSKIELYDGRHFTIRFHLFGALELQNCFANHFAIEDLRGLDLFHSRFAPDPRWNPPALPVDDPSRDYLARLEDAYSKDPAFIERATHLLFVGRRRQAEEPLAQAPLPPLKKAS, encoded by the coding sequence ATGCATACGCTACGTGAGAATCGTCACGACGAGCCATCGGCCGACGACGGAAATATCGCAACGATCTACAATCGCGCGGGCAATTCCTACGTCGCTTATGCCGATGGCGATCCAGATCGCCTGTTTTCATTCGAGGGCACGCACGCCTTCGCGGATCGGTATCTCTGGTCTCTCCTTGAAACGAAGCTGACCGAGTTGCGGGCGACTGGCGCATCCTCCGTCAGCATTCTTGACGCCGGCTGCGGTCCCGGCACCTGGCTGCGCCGTCTCGTCACGCGCGCCAAAGCGCTTGGCTTCGCCAACGTCGCCGCGCGAGGCTTCGATGTCGCCGAAGCGCAGATTAAAGCCGCTCGAATCAGCGCCCGCGATATCGCAGCGCTCCCGGGCGTCAATCTCACCTTTGACGTCGGCGATCTTGGCGCCCCTCTGCCGGAAGCCGACGCGTCGATCGACATCGCTCTCTGTCTTTACAGCGTCCTCAGCCATCTGCCGGTTGCGGATTTGCCGAAAATTTCCGCGGAGATGGCCCGCGTCACCAGAGGGCATTTCATCACTACGGTCCGCTCGATCGGCAGCCCGCCGACGATCTTCGTCGATTCGATCGAGAAGGCTCGTCGTTTCCAACACGATCACGCCCAGGATCAATCCAAGATTGAGCTCTATGACGGGCGCCATTTTACAATAAGGTTTCACCTCTTCGGCGCGCTCGAGCTGCAAAACTGCTTCGCCAATCACTTCGCCATCGAGGATTTGCGCGGCCTCGATCTGTTTCATAGCCGGTTTGCGCCTGACCCTCGCTGGAATCCTCCGGCGCTCCCCGTCGATGACCCCTCCCGCGATTACCTCGCGCGGCTCGAGGACGCTTATTCGAAAGACCCTGCGTTCATAGAGCGTGCGACCCATCTGCTTTTCGTTGGACGCCGCCGCCAGGCTGAAGAGCCTTTAGCTCAGGCGCCGCTGCCGCCGCTCAAGAAAGCATCCTAG